The nucleotide window CACACGGCTTCTGAGCACATGAAGGCCACGCGCTCGCGCCGGCCCAGGGCGATCAGTTCGGCCAGTCCTTCGGCGAACGGGGGCGTCAGCGCGTAGTCGGCGTAGCGGTGAAAGCTGGCGTTGGTCCAGAAGCCGTTGACCTCGCGCTCCACGCCTTGCACCTTGCCGCGCAGGCCGCCCAGGCGCGCCAGGTGCTCGTAGCCCACGCCGTGCGGCGCCAGCGCCTCGGGCATGGCGTCCTCGTTGAACTGCGGGTTGGCGCGCGAGCGCGGGATCTTGCGGATATCCACCACCCGCGTCACCTCGGCCTGCTGCAGCAGCAGCAGAAATTCCTCCAGGCTGCGGCTGGAGTGCCCGATGGTGAAAAACGGCAGCGCCGCGGTCTGGCTCACGAGACCTTGTGCAGCGCGCTGCCCTTGTGTGCGGCGATGTGATCGGTCTTGTCGCTCTTGATCTCGTACTGCGGCTCATCCTCGCTGGCGCGGTGGGTATGGCCCTTGTAGTCAAAATCGCGGGTGTGCACCTTGGTGATATGGCCCGATACGTGACCGGCTTCGGAATTCCAGCGCACGTGGTCGCCCACCTTGAACTTGTTCGCACTCATCTCCTGAACCTCCTGTGATCGTGCCTGCCAGCCCGGCGCCGCGCCTCGCCGCCGCCCTGAACGCCTACCAGCACGATCTGGTGCATCCGCCGCAGCGCGCCCGCAACTACGCCTGACCCGCCCTTGCGGCGTGGCGATGGCAGAGCGCTGCGGCCCCTCCCGGCCGTGGCCGGCGCGCGCAGGCCACCCTGCGCGCATCCCTCGAGGTTTTTGCGAAGTCTCCCGTCCATGTCCGAGACCCTTCACCCGTGCCTGACCTGTGGCGCCTGTTGCCACCACTACCGCGTCGAGTTTCCCGTCTACGAGCTGGCAAGCATGGGAGGGAGTGTGCCCGACGTGCTGGCGCACGAAGTCAGCGGAAACCGCTGGCGCATGAACGGGACGGCCGCGCGTCCCGTGCGCTGTGCGGCTCTTGTGGGCCTGTGCGGCCAGGAGTCCATCTGCAGCATCTACGAGGCACGCCCCAGCGCATGTCGCGCGTTCGAGATGGGCAGCGAACGCTGCGGCCAGGCGCGTGCGGCGCACGGGCTGCCGCCTCTGGGGCTGCCCTGGCACGGCGATCTGCCGCTGGCGGCATGAGTGCGGCCGTGCGCTGCTCCCATGGGGCCCGGAGCGCAGCATCATGCGCCACCGCCGAATCCGATCCCTGCCTGCGCTGCGGCGCCTGCTGCGCCGCCTTCCGCGTTGATTTCTCGGTGCACGAAACCGAGGAGCTGGGCGGCAGCGTGCCGCAGGGTCTGGCGGTAGACGTCACCCCTTGCATTGCACGCATGCGCGGCACCGACCACACCCGGCCGCGCTGCGCGGCTCTGACCGGCCAAGTGGGCGTGCGCAGCGCCTGCGCCATCTACGAGTGGCGCCCATCGCCATGCCGCGAGTTCGAGGCCGGCTCCGACGCTTGTGAGCGCGCCCGCGCGCGCCACGGCCTGGCGCCCCTGATGCCGTGAAAACGGCCTTGCAGGCCCCGCAACCGGCAATTTCAAGCCAAATCGGGCTTCAGTCGGCGTGGATCAATCGGTTCTAGCTACATTAATCGTAGCAAAACTGGCCGTATGTCGGGCCATGATCCGACGGCGCGAGACTCAGCGCTTGGCGGCCTCGATCTGCGCCACGATGCGCACCTGCTTGGTGAACCCCATGCTGACCATGTAGTCCACGCCGAAGGCCGTGCGATCGATGGTGGCCTCGAAGTCACCGCCGCACACCTCGGTCTTCAGGATGGGGCTGTCGTAGCAGGAGAACTGGTTGGCCTTGAAGGTCACCGGCTGCGTCTTGCCCTTGAGCGTCAGCTCGCCCGCCACAGCCGTGACCTTGTCGCCGTCGAAGGTGAACTGCGTGCCGACGAAACGCGCCGTCGGGTGCTGACCGGCGTCCAGGATCTCGTTGCCGCGTACGTGCTTCTCAAACGAGGGCACGCCCACGCTGAGCGAGTTGACGTCCACCACCACATCCACGCGCCCGGTGCGCGC belongs to Melaminivora suipulveris and includes:
- a CDS encoding YkgJ family cysteine cluster protein, whose product is MSETLHPCLTCGACCHHYRVEFPVYELASMGGSVPDVLAHEVSGNRWRMNGTAARPVRCAALVGLCGQESICSIYEARPSACRAFEMGSERCGQARAAHGLPPLGLPWHGDLPLAA
- a CDS encoding DUF2945 domain-containing protein, producing MSANKFKVGDHVRWNSEAGHVSGHITKVHTRDFDYKGHTHRASEDEPQYEIKSDKTDHIAAHKGSALHKVS
- a CDS encoding YkgJ family cysteine cluster protein; this translates as MSAAVRCSHGARSAASCATAESDPCLRCGACCAAFRVDFSVHETEELGGSVPQGLAVDVTPCIARMRGTDHTRPRCAALTGQVGVRSACAIYEWRPSPCREFEAGSDACERARARHGLAPLMP
- a CDS encoding DUF488 family protein, which encodes MSQTAALPFFTIGHSSRSLEEFLLLLQQAEVTRVVDIRKIPRSRANPQFNEDAMPEALAPHGVGYEHLARLGGLRGKVQGVEREVNGFWTNASFHRYADYALTPPFAEGLAELIALGRRERVAFMCSEAVWWRCHRRIVADWLVARGEAVFHIMAAGRVDPVRMTPGAVVAPDGVVRYPAQEGGEEQADPKAEG
- a CDS encoding YceI family protein → MSLRSTLALTSAVAALACAPLAQAEPTMYTTDPDHTFATFEISHFGASIIRGRFDKVQGSVQLDRKARTGRVDVVVDVNSLSVGVPSFEKHVRGNEILDAGQHPTARFVGTQFTFDGDKVTAVAGELTLKGKTQPVTFKANQFSCYDSPILKTEVCGGDFEATIDRTAFGVDYMVSMGFTKQVRIVAQIEAAKR